A section of the Alligator mississippiensis isolate rAllMis1 chromosome 8, rAllMis1, whole genome shotgun sequence genome encodes:
- the TYK2 gene encoding non-receptor tyrosine-protein kinase TYK2 isoform X3 has product MPLCQCAAKRSESDMEGCCFSAASGLRVHLHWGGPDEPERHRSYAPGRLCAEDICIDVARRLGITPLCYSLFALYDPQARLWFPPNHIFEISKDTSLSLLFRMRFYFRNWHGLSEKEPAVYRSALRHSNGPDERLPGSALLDRASFEYLFEQGKFEFVNDVASLQDLATEQDLHRFKNESLGMAVLHLSHLALRRGLSLEEAAKKCSFKDCIPRSFRRQIQQSSSLTRLRLRSVFRRFVQHFQRHTVGAGRLTEQGVMYKYLATLESLAPRFGAELYPVLALDTSREDDRTPLYVNGGPPMPVDAPPHGDCLPTHEVLVTGADGIRWRPVPVEVTESPPHRGYFGRKGRSKEPGSREPPTLAEHHKPKWVQFCDFQEITHVVLTGACVGIHRQDNQCLELVLPSPEVALSLVSLVDGYFRLTADASHYLCHEVAPPRLVMSILHGIHGPMQEEFVLAKLRQEPLEDGLYVLRWSVMDFDRMILLVAKRSCPQGSGTQASLQHRQFRIQQKGDTFVLEGWDRAFLSVRQLLDTLKGCTLKSGNENFTVCRCCPPKPGEISDLIITRKVKAGAKPMLNLTQLRFHQIRKDEITQRAHLGQGTRTNIYEGLLHVCGGVGANDEAEPFPPEPNNNGQELRVVLKVLDPSHRDIALAFFETASLMSQVSHVHLAFVHGVCVRGSENIMVEEFVEHGPLDVLLRKEKGRVTVSWKITVAKQLASALSYLEDKNLVHGNVCAKNILLARRGLEDGAMPFVKLSDPGISFSVLSREERVDRIPWIAPECVQDVSSLSPAADKWSFGTTLLEICFDADVPLKERTPPEKERFYEKRHHLPEPSCRELATLISQCLNYAPGERPSFRTILRDLTQLQPHNLLDISSVNPEFLVSDPTVFQKRYLKKIRELGEGHFGKVSLYCYDPTNDGTGEMVAVKSLKSGCSQQLLASWKREIEILKTLYHENIVKYKGCCSEQGDKIVQLIMEYVPLGSLRDYLPKHNVGLARILLFAQQICEGMAYLHSLHYIHRDLAARNVLVENENVVKIGDFGLAKAVPEGHEYYRVREDGDSPVFWYAVECLKECKFYYASDVWSFGVTLYELLTRCDPSQSPPAKFLEMIGATQGQMTVLRLIELLDRGKRLPSPKDCPCEIYRLMKNCWEAEASFRPAFQNLVPVLRAFHEKYKAQAPSVFSLC; this is encoded by the exons ATGCCCTTGTGCCAGTGTGCAGCCAAGCGCAGTGAGTCGGACATGGAGGGCTGCTGCTTCTCAGCAGCTAGTGGCCTGCGTGTGCACCTGCACTGGGGCGGCCCAGATGAGCCCGAGCGGCACCGCAGCTACGCACCAGGCCGGCTCTGTGCTGAGGACATTTGCATCGATGTGGCCCGCAGGCTTG GCATCACACCACTGTGCTACAGCCTCTTTGCACTCTATGACCCCCAGGCCCGGCTCTGGTTCCCACCCAACCACATTTTTGAGATCAGCAAGGACACCAGCCTCAGCCTGCTTTTCCGCatgag GTTCTACTTTCGCAACTGGCATGGACTGAGTGAGAAGGAGCCAGCTGTGTATCGCAGTGCTCTGCGCCACAGCAATGGCCCTGATGAGCGCTTGCCTGGTAGTGCGTTGCTGGACCGTGCCTCCTTTGAGTACCTCTTTgagcag GGGAAGTTTGAATTCGTGAATGATGTAGCATCGCTGCAGGACCTGGCAACTGAGCAGGACCTTCATCGTTTCAAGAACGAGAGCCTGGGCATGGCCGTGCTGCACCTCTCCCACCTTGCCCTCCGCCGTGGCCTCTCCCTTGAGGAGGCAGCCAAGAAGTGCAG ctTCAAGGACTGCATCCCGCGGTCCTTCCGCCGGCAGATCCAGCAGAGCAGCTCCTTGACTCGCCTGCGGCTGCGCAGTGTCTTCCGGAGGTTCGTGCAGCATTTCCAGCGGCACACAGTGGGTGCCGGACGGCTGACAGAGCAGGGCGTCATGTACAAATATCTGGCTACATTGGAGAGCCTGGCGCCCCGCTTTGGTGCCGAGCTTTATCCTGTTCTTGCCCTCGACACTTCCCGTGAGGATGACCGGACCCCACTATATGTCaatggggggccccccatgcctgtgGATGCCCCCCCACATGGTGACTGCTTGCCCACCCACGAGGTCCTCGTCACTGGCGCTGATGGGATCCGGTGGCGGCCTGTGCCTGTTGAG GTGACAGAGAGTCCCCCACACCGGGGCTACTTTGGGCGGAAGGGCAGGAGCAAGGAGCCAGGTTCCCGGGAACCCCCTACCCTGGCTGAACACCACAAGCCCAAGTGGGTGCAGTTCTGCGACTTCCAGGAGATCACACACGTCGTCCTCACTGGTGCCTGTGTTGGCATCCACCGCCAGGACAACCAGTGCCTA GAGCTGGTGCTGCCATCGCCTGAGGTCGCCCTGTCCCTGGTGTCACTGGTGGATGGCTACTTCCGGCTCACAGCTGATGCCAGCCACTATCTCTGCCATGAGGTGGCCCCCCCTCGCCTAGTCATGAGCATCCTCCATGGCATCCATGGCCCCATGCA GGAGGAGTTCGTGCTAGCCAAGCTGcggcaggagccactggaggatGGGCTGTATGTGCTGCGCTGGAGTGTCATGGACTTCGACAGAATGATCCTGTTGGTGGCTAAAAGGAGCTGCCCCCAG GGCTCTGGGACACAGGCCTCCTTGCAGCACAGGCAGTTCCGGATCCAGCAGAAGGGTGACACCTTTGTGTTGGAGGGCTGGGACCGGGCTTTCCTCTCTGTGCGCCAGCTCTTGGACACACTCAAGGGTTGCACCCTCAAGTCGGGCAATGAGAACTTCACCGTGTGCCGTTGCTGCCCACCCAAGCCAGGAG AGATTTCAGACCTGATCATCACACGGAAGGTGAAGGCCGGTGCCAAGCCCATGCTGAACTTGACCCAGCTGCGCTTCCACCAGATCCGCAAGGATGAGATCACCCAG AGGGCGCATCTGGGGCAGGGCACACGCACCAACATCTATGAGGGGCTGCTGCACGTGTGCGGGGGCGTGGGAGCCAATGACGAGGCTGAGCCCTTCCCCCCTGAGCCGAATAACAATGGGCAGGAGCTGCGTGTGGTGCTCAAGGTGCTGGACCCAAGCCACAGGGACATTGCACTG GCATTCTTCGAGACGGCCAGCCTCATGAGCCAGGTTTCACATGTGCACCTGGCCTTCGTGCACGGTGTCTGTGTGCGGGGTTCTGAGA ATATCATGGTGGAGGAGTTTGTGGAGCATGGCCCTCTGGATGTCCTGCTGCGCAAAGAGAAGGGCCGGGTAACCGTGAGCTGGAAGATCACTGTGGCCAAGCAGCTGGCCAGTGCCCTCAGCTACCTG GAGGACAAGAACCTGGTGCATGGGAATGTATGTGCCAAGAACATACTGCTGGCCCGGCgggggctggaggatggggccatGCCCTTTGTCAAGCTCAGTGACCCAGGCATCAGTTTCTCTGTGCTCTCTCGAGAAG AGCGTGTGGACCGGATCCCGTGGATCGCACCTGAGTGTGTGCAGGATGTGAGCAGCCTCAGCCCCGCGGCCGACAAATGGAGCTTTGGCACCACCCTGCTGGAGATCTGTTTTGATGCTGATGTCCCCCTGAAGGAGCGCACCCCGCCAGAG AAGGAGCGCTTCTATGAGAAGAGGCACCACCTGCCTGAACCATCGTGCCGGGAGCTGGCCACACTTATCAGCCAGTGCCTGAACTATGCCCCTGGCGAGCGCCCCTCCTTCCGCACCATCTTGCGGGAcctcacccagctgcagccacaca ACCTCCTGGACATCAGTTCTGTGAACCCTGAGTTCCTTGTGTCGGACCCCACGGTTTTCCAGAAGCGCTACCTGAAGAAGATCCGGGAGCTGGGGGAG GGCCACTTTGGCAAGGTCAGCCTGTACTGCTATGACCCCACCAATGATGGCACGGGTGAGATGGTGGCTGTGAAGTCACTCAagtctggctgcagccagcagctcctggccagtTGGAAGAGGGAGATCGAGATCCTCAAGACACTCTATCATGAGAACATCGTCAAGTACAAGGGATGCTGCAGTGAGCAAG GGGACAAGATTGTGCAGCTTATCATGGAGTATGTACCATTGGGCAGTCTGCGGGACTACCTGCCCAAGCACAACGTTGGCTTGGCCCGCATCCTCCTCTTCGCCCAGCAGATCTGTGAG GGCATGGCATACCTGCACTCGCTGCACTATATCCACCGGGACCTGGCTGCCCGCAATGTGCTGGTGGAGAACGAGAATGTGGTGAAGATTGGGGACTTTGGACTAGCCAAGGCTGTGCCTGAGGGCCACGAGTATTACCGGGTCCGTGAAGATGGTGACAGCCCTGTCTTCTG GTACGCGGTGGAGTGCCTGAAGGAGTGCAAGTTCTACTATGCTTCTGACGTCTGGTCCTTTGGGGTGACACTCTACGAGCTCCTGACGCGctgtgaccccagccagagtcCCCCAGCG AAATTCCTTGAGATGATCGGGGCTACGCAGGGTCAGATGACAGTGCTGCGCCTCATCGAACTGCTGGATCGCGGCAAGCGCCTGCCTAGCCCCAAGGACTGTCCCTGTGAG
- the TYK2 gene encoding non-receptor tyrosine-protein kinase TYK2 isoform X2, protein MSTFPWLQASVVTTFGGHGAVPCWGGVAACGREKSGVVKDLREAAVYALPCLGLPAVMPVPLLTPRALAGGRPSGAGAMPLCQCAAKRSESDMEGCCFSAASGLRVHLHWGGPDEPERHRSYAPGRLCAEDICIDVARRLGITPLCYSLFALYDPQARLWFPPNHIFEISKDTSLSLLFRMRFYFRNWHGLSEKEPAVYRSALRHSNGPDERLPGSALLDRASFEYLFEQDLATEQDLHRFKNESLGMAVLHLSHLALRRGLSLEEAAKKCSFKDCIPRSFRRQIQQSSSLTRLRLRSVFRRFVQHFQRHTVGAGRLTEQGVMYKYLATLESLAPRFGAELYPVLALDTSREDDRTPLYVNGGPPMPVDAPPHGDCLPTHEVLVTGADGIRWRPVPVEVTESPPHRGYFGRKGRSKEPGSREPPTLAEHHKPKWVQFCDFQEITHVVLTGACVGIHRQDNQCLELVLPSPEVALSLVSLVDGYFRLTADASHYLCHEVAPPRLVMSILHGIHGPMQEEFVLAKLRQEPLEDGLYVLRWSVMDFDRMILLVAKRSCPQGSGTQASLQHRQFRIQQKGDTFVLEGWDRAFLSVRQLLDTLKGCTLKSGNENFTVCRCCPPKPGEISDLIITRKVKAGAKPMLNLTQLRFHQIRKDEITQRAHLGQGTRTNIYEGLLHVCGGVGANDEAEPFPPEPNNNGQELRVVLKVLDPSHRDIALAFFETASLMSQVSHVHLAFVHGVCVRGSENIMVEEFVEHGPLDVLLRKEKGRVTVSWKITVAKQLASALSYLEDKNLVHGNVCAKNILLARRGLEDGAMPFVKLSDPGISFSVLSREERVDRIPWIAPECVQDVSSLSPAADKWSFGTTLLEICFDADVPLKERTPPEKERFYEKRHHLPEPSCRELATLISQCLNYAPGERPSFRTILRDLTQLQPHNLLDISSVNPEFLVSDPTVFQKRYLKKIRELGEGHFGKVSLYCYDPTNDGTGEMVAVKSLKSGCSQQLLASWKREIEILKTLYHENIVKYKGCCSEQGDKIVQLIMEYVPLGSLRDYLPKHNVGLARILLFAQQICEGMAYLHSLHYIHRDLAARNVLVENENVVKIGDFGLAKAVPEGHEYYRVREDGDSPVFWYAVECLKECKFYYASDVWSFGVTLYELLTRCDPSQSPPAKFLEMIGATQGQMTVLRLIELLDRGKRLPSPKDCPCEIYRLMKNCWEAEASFRPAFQNLVPVLRAFHEKYKAQAPSVFSLC, encoded by the exons atgaGCACCTTCCCATGGCTCCAAGCCTCCGTGGTGACTACGTTTGGGGGACATGGGGCTGTCCCCTGCTGGGGGGGTGTTGCTGCATGTGGGCGAGAGAAGTCAGGAGTGGTCAAGGACCTGAGGGAAGCAGCTGTGTACGCActcccctgccttgggctgcCAGCAGTCATGCCTGTGCCCCTCCTCACACCCCGTGCCCTGGCAGGTGGGAGACCCAGTGGTGCAGGCGCGATGCCCTTGTGCCAGTGTGCAGCCAAGCGCAGTGAGTCGGACATGGAGGGCTGCTGCTTCTCAGCAGCTAGTGGCCTGCGTGTGCACCTGCACTGGGGCGGCCCAGATGAGCCCGAGCGGCACCGCAGCTACGCACCAGGCCGGCTCTGTGCTGAGGACATTTGCATCGATGTGGCCCGCAGGCTTG GCATCACACCACTGTGCTACAGCCTCTTTGCACTCTATGACCCCCAGGCCCGGCTCTGGTTCCCACCCAACCACATTTTTGAGATCAGCAAGGACACCAGCCTCAGCCTGCTTTTCCGCatgag GTTCTACTTTCGCAACTGGCATGGACTGAGTGAGAAGGAGCCAGCTGTGTATCGCAGTGCTCTGCGCCACAGCAATGGCCCTGATGAGCGCTTGCCTGGTAGTGCGTTGCTGGACCGTGCCTCCTTTGAGTACCTCTTTgagcag GACCTGGCAACTGAGCAGGACCTTCATCGTTTCAAGAACGAGAGCCTGGGCATGGCCGTGCTGCACCTCTCCCACCTTGCCCTCCGCCGTGGCCTCTCCCTTGAGGAGGCAGCCAAGAAGTGCAG ctTCAAGGACTGCATCCCGCGGTCCTTCCGCCGGCAGATCCAGCAGAGCAGCTCCTTGACTCGCCTGCGGCTGCGCAGTGTCTTCCGGAGGTTCGTGCAGCATTTCCAGCGGCACACAGTGGGTGCCGGACGGCTGACAGAGCAGGGCGTCATGTACAAATATCTGGCTACATTGGAGAGCCTGGCGCCCCGCTTTGGTGCCGAGCTTTATCCTGTTCTTGCCCTCGACACTTCCCGTGAGGATGACCGGACCCCACTATATGTCaatggggggccccccatgcctgtgGATGCCCCCCCACATGGTGACTGCTTGCCCACCCACGAGGTCCTCGTCACTGGCGCTGATGGGATCCGGTGGCGGCCTGTGCCTGTTGAG GTGACAGAGAGTCCCCCACACCGGGGCTACTTTGGGCGGAAGGGCAGGAGCAAGGAGCCAGGTTCCCGGGAACCCCCTACCCTGGCTGAACACCACAAGCCCAAGTGGGTGCAGTTCTGCGACTTCCAGGAGATCACACACGTCGTCCTCACTGGTGCCTGTGTTGGCATCCACCGCCAGGACAACCAGTGCCTA GAGCTGGTGCTGCCATCGCCTGAGGTCGCCCTGTCCCTGGTGTCACTGGTGGATGGCTACTTCCGGCTCACAGCTGATGCCAGCCACTATCTCTGCCATGAGGTGGCCCCCCCTCGCCTAGTCATGAGCATCCTCCATGGCATCCATGGCCCCATGCA GGAGGAGTTCGTGCTAGCCAAGCTGcggcaggagccactggaggatGGGCTGTATGTGCTGCGCTGGAGTGTCATGGACTTCGACAGAATGATCCTGTTGGTGGCTAAAAGGAGCTGCCCCCAG GGCTCTGGGACACAGGCCTCCTTGCAGCACAGGCAGTTCCGGATCCAGCAGAAGGGTGACACCTTTGTGTTGGAGGGCTGGGACCGGGCTTTCCTCTCTGTGCGCCAGCTCTTGGACACACTCAAGGGTTGCACCCTCAAGTCGGGCAATGAGAACTTCACCGTGTGCCGTTGCTGCCCACCCAAGCCAGGAG AGATTTCAGACCTGATCATCACACGGAAGGTGAAGGCCGGTGCCAAGCCCATGCTGAACTTGACCCAGCTGCGCTTCCACCAGATCCGCAAGGATGAGATCACCCAG AGGGCGCATCTGGGGCAGGGCACACGCACCAACATCTATGAGGGGCTGCTGCACGTGTGCGGGGGCGTGGGAGCCAATGACGAGGCTGAGCCCTTCCCCCCTGAGCCGAATAACAATGGGCAGGAGCTGCGTGTGGTGCTCAAGGTGCTGGACCCAAGCCACAGGGACATTGCACTG GCATTCTTCGAGACGGCCAGCCTCATGAGCCAGGTTTCACATGTGCACCTGGCCTTCGTGCACGGTGTCTGTGTGCGGGGTTCTGAGA ATATCATGGTGGAGGAGTTTGTGGAGCATGGCCCTCTGGATGTCCTGCTGCGCAAAGAGAAGGGCCGGGTAACCGTGAGCTGGAAGATCACTGTGGCCAAGCAGCTGGCCAGTGCCCTCAGCTACCTG GAGGACAAGAACCTGGTGCATGGGAATGTATGTGCCAAGAACATACTGCTGGCCCGGCgggggctggaggatggggccatGCCCTTTGTCAAGCTCAGTGACCCAGGCATCAGTTTCTCTGTGCTCTCTCGAGAAG AGCGTGTGGACCGGATCCCGTGGATCGCACCTGAGTGTGTGCAGGATGTGAGCAGCCTCAGCCCCGCGGCCGACAAATGGAGCTTTGGCACCACCCTGCTGGAGATCTGTTTTGATGCTGATGTCCCCCTGAAGGAGCGCACCCCGCCAGAG AAGGAGCGCTTCTATGAGAAGAGGCACCACCTGCCTGAACCATCGTGCCGGGAGCTGGCCACACTTATCAGCCAGTGCCTGAACTATGCCCCTGGCGAGCGCCCCTCCTTCCGCACCATCTTGCGGGAcctcacccagctgcagccacaca ACCTCCTGGACATCAGTTCTGTGAACCCTGAGTTCCTTGTGTCGGACCCCACGGTTTTCCAGAAGCGCTACCTGAAGAAGATCCGGGAGCTGGGGGAG GGCCACTTTGGCAAGGTCAGCCTGTACTGCTATGACCCCACCAATGATGGCACGGGTGAGATGGTGGCTGTGAAGTCACTCAagtctggctgcagccagcagctcctggccagtTGGAAGAGGGAGATCGAGATCCTCAAGACACTCTATCATGAGAACATCGTCAAGTACAAGGGATGCTGCAGTGAGCAAG GGGACAAGATTGTGCAGCTTATCATGGAGTATGTACCATTGGGCAGTCTGCGGGACTACCTGCCCAAGCACAACGTTGGCTTGGCCCGCATCCTCCTCTTCGCCCAGCAGATCTGTGAG GGCATGGCATACCTGCACTCGCTGCACTATATCCACCGGGACCTGGCTGCCCGCAATGTGCTGGTGGAGAACGAGAATGTGGTGAAGATTGGGGACTTTGGACTAGCCAAGGCTGTGCCTGAGGGCCACGAGTATTACCGGGTCCGTGAAGATGGTGACAGCCCTGTCTTCTG GTACGCGGTGGAGTGCCTGAAGGAGTGCAAGTTCTACTATGCTTCTGACGTCTGGTCCTTTGGGGTGACACTCTACGAGCTCCTGACGCGctgtgaccccagccagagtcCCCCAGCG AAATTCCTTGAGATGATCGGGGCTACGCAGGGTCAGATGACAGTGCTGCGCCTCATCGAACTGCTGGATCGCGGCAAGCGCCTGCCTAGCCCCAAGGACTGTCCCTGTGAG
- the TYK2 gene encoding non-receptor tyrosine-protein kinase TYK2 isoform X1, producing the protein MSTFPWLQASVVTTFGGHGAVPCWGGVAACGREKSGVVKDLREAAVYALPCLGLPAVMPVPLLTPRALAGGRPSGAGAMPLCQCAAKRSESDMEGCCFSAASGLRVHLHWGGPDEPERHRSYAPGRLCAEDICIDVARRLGITPLCYSLFALYDPQARLWFPPNHIFEISKDTSLSLLFRMRFYFRNWHGLSEKEPAVYRSALRHSNGPDERLPGSALLDRASFEYLFEQGKFEFVNDVASLQDLATEQDLHRFKNESLGMAVLHLSHLALRRGLSLEEAAKKCSFKDCIPRSFRRQIQQSSSLTRLRLRSVFRRFVQHFQRHTVGAGRLTEQGVMYKYLATLESLAPRFGAELYPVLALDTSREDDRTPLYVNGGPPMPVDAPPHGDCLPTHEVLVTGADGIRWRPVPVEVTESPPHRGYFGRKGRSKEPGSREPPTLAEHHKPKWVQFCDFQEITHVVLTGACVGIHRQDNQCLELVLPSPEVALSLVSLVDGYFRLTADASHYLCHEVAPPRLVMSILHGIHGPMQEEFVLAKLRQEPLEDGLYVLRWSVMDFDRMILLVAKRSCPQGSGTQASLQHRQFRIQQKGDTFVLEGWDRAFLSVRQLLDTLKGCTLKSGNENFTVCRCCPPKPGEISDLIITRKVKAGAKPMLNLTQLRFHQIRKDEITQRAHLGQGTRTNIYEGLLHVCGGVGANDEAEPFPPEPNNNGQELRVVLKVLDPSHRDIALAFFETASLMSQVSHVHLAFVHGVCVRGSENIMVEEFVEHGPLDVLLRKEKGRVTVSWKITVAKQLASALSYLEDKNLVHGNVCAKNILLARRGLEDGAMPFVKLSDPGISFSVLSREERVDRIPWIAPECVQDVSSLSPAADKWSFGTTLLEICFDADVPLKERTPPEKERFYEKRHHLPEPSCRELATLISQCLNYAPGERPSFRTILRDLTQLQPHNLLDISSVNPEFLVSDPTVFQKRYLKKIRELGEGHFGKVSLYCYDPTNDGTGEMVAVKSLKSGCSQQLLASWKREIEILKTLYHENIVKYKGCCSEQGDKIVQLIMEYVPLGSLRDYLPKHNVGLARILLFAQQICEGMAYLHSLHYIHRDLAARNVLVENENVVKIGDFGLAKAVPEGHEYYRVREDGDSPVFWYAVECLKECKFYYASDVWSFGVTLYELLTRCDPSQSPPAKFLEMIGATQGQMTVLRLIELLDRGKRLPSPKDCPCEIYRLMKNCWEAEASFRPAFQNLVPVLRAFHEKYKAQAPSVFSLC; encoded by the exons atgaGCACCTTCCCATGGCTCCAAGCCTCCGTGGTGACTACGTTTGGGGGACATGGGGCTGTCCCCTGCTGGGGGGGTGTTGCTGCATGTGGGCGAGAGAAGTCAGGAGTGGTCAAGGACCTGAGGGAAGCAGCTGTGTACGCActcccctgccttgggctgcCAGCAGTCATGCCTGTGCCCCTCCTCACACCCCGTGCCCTGGCAGGTGGGAGACCCAGTGGTGCAGGCGCGATGCCCTTGTGCCAGTGTGCAGCCAAGCGCAGTGAGTCGGACATGGAGGGCTGCTGCTTCTCAGCAGCTAGTGGCCTGCGTGTGCACCTGCACTGGGGCGGCCCAGATGAGCCCGAGCGGCACCGCAGCTACGCACCAGGCCGGCTCTGTGCTGAGGACATTTGCATCGATGTGGCCCGCAGGCTTG GCATCACACCACTGTGCTACAGCCTCTTTGCACTCTATGACCCCCAGGCCCGGCTCTGGTTCCCACCCAACCACATTTTTGAGATCAGCAAGGACACCAGCCTCAGCCTGCTTTTCCGCatgag GTTCTACTTTCGCAACTGGCATGGACTGAGTGAGAAGGAGCCAGCTGTGTATCGCAGTGCTCTGCGCCACAGCAATGGCCCTGATGAGCGCTTGCCTGGTAGTGCGTTGCTGGACCGTGCCTCCTTTGAGTACCTCTTTgagcag GGGAAGTTTGAATTCGTGAATGATGTAGCATCGCTGCAGGACCTGGCAACTGAGCAGGACCTTCATCGTTTCAAGAACGAGAGCCTGGGCATGGCCGTGCTGCACCTCTCCCACCTTGCCCTCCGCCGTGGCCTCTCCCTTGAGGAGGCAGCCAAGAAGTGCAG ctTCAAGGACTGCATCCCGCGGTCCTTCCGCCGGCAGATCCAGCAGAGCAGCTCCTTGACTCGCCTGCGGCTGCGCAGTGTCTTCCGGAGGTTCGTGCAGCATTTCCAGCGGCACACAGTGGGTGCCGGACGGCTGACAGAGCAGGGCGTCATGTACAAATATCTGGCTACATTGGAGAGCCTGGCGCCCCGCTTTGGTGCCGAGCTTTATCCTGTTCTTGCCCTCGACACTTCCCGTGAGGATGACCGGACCCCACTATATGTCaatggggggccccccatgcctgtgGATGCCCCCCCACATGGTGACTGCTTGCCCACCCACGAGGTCCTCGTCACTGGCGCTGATGGGATCCGGTGGCGGCCTGTGCCTGTTGAG GTGACAGAGAGTCCCCCACACCGGGGCTACTTTGGGCGGAAGGGCAGGAGCAAGGAGCCAGGTTCCCGGGAACCCCCTACCCTGGCTGAACACCACAAGCCCAAGTGGGTGCAGTTCTGCGACTTCCAGGAGATCACACACGTCGTCCTCACTGGTGCCTGTGTTGGCATCCACCGCCAGGACAACCAGTGCCTA GAGCTGGTGCTGCCATCGCCTGAGGTCGCCCTGTCCCTGGTGTCACTGGTGGATGGCTACTTCCGGCTCACAGCTGATGCCAGCCACTATCTCTGCCATGAGGTGGCCCCCCCTCGCCTAGTCATGAGCATCCTCCATGGCATCCATGGCCCCATGCA GGAGGAGTTCGTGCTAGCCAAGCTGcggcaggagccactggaggatGGGCTGTATGTGCTGCGCTGGAGTGTCATGGACTTCGACAGAATGATCCTGTTGGTGGCTAAAAGGAGCTGCCCCCAG GGCTCTGGGACACAGGCCTCCTTGCAGCACAGGCAGTTCCGGATCCAGCAGAAGGGTGACACCTTTGTGTTGGAGGGCTGGGACCGGGCTTTCCTCTCTGTGCGCCAGCTCTTGGACACACTCAAGGGTTGCACCCTCAAGTCGGGCAATGAGAACTTCACCGTGTGCCGTTGCTGCCCACCCAAGCCAGGAG AGATTTCAGACCTGATCATCACACGGAAGGTGAAGGCCGGTGCCAAGCCCATGCTGAACTTGACCCAGCTGCGCTTCCACCAGATCCGCAAGGATGAGATCACCCAG AGGGCGCATCTGGGGCAGGGCACACGCACCAACATCTATGAGGGGCTGCTGCACGTGTGCGGGGGCGTGGGAGCCAATGACGAGGCTGAGCCCTTCCCCCCTGAGCCGAATAACAATGGGCAGGAGCTGCGTGTGGTGCTCAAGGTGCTGGACCCAAGCCACAGGGACATTGCACTG GCATTCTTCGAGACGGCCAGCCTCATGAGCCAGGTTTCACATGTGCACCTGGCCTTCGTGCACGGTGTCTGTGTGCGGGGTTCTGAGA ATATCATGGTGGAGGAGTTTGTGGAGCATGGCCCTCTGGATGTCCTGCTGCGCAAAGAGAAGGGCCGGGTAACCGTGAGCTGGAAGATCACTGTGGCCAAGCAGCTGGCCAGTGCCCTCAGCTACCTG GAGGACAAGAACCTGGTGCATGGGAATGTATGTGCCAAGAACATACTGCTGGCCCGGCgggggctggaggatggggccatGCCCTTTGTCAAGCTCAGTGACCCAGGCATCAGTTTCTCTGTGCTCTCTCGAGAAG AGCGTGTGGACCGGATCCCGTGGATCGCACCTGAGTGTGTGCAGGATGTGAGCAGCCTCAGCCCCGCGGCCGACAAATGGAGCTTTGGCACCACCCTGCTGGAGATCTGTTTTGATGCTGATGTCCCCCTGAAGGAGCGCACCCCGCCAGAG AAGGAGCGCTTCTATGAGAAGAGGCACCACCTGCCTGAACCATCGTGCCGGGAGCTGGCCACACTTATCAGCCAGTGCCTGAACTATGCCCCTGGCGAGCGCCCCTCCTTCCGCACCATCTTGCGGGAcctcacccagctgcagccacaca ACCTCCTGGACATCAGTTCTGTGAACCCTGAGTTCCTTGTGTCGGACCCCACGGTTTTCCAGAAGCGCTACCTGAAGAAGATCCGGGAGCTGGGGGAG GGCCACTTTGGCAAGGTCAGCCTGTACTGCTATGACCCCACCAATGATGGCACGGGTGAGATGGTGGCTGTGAAGTCACTCAagtctggctgcagccagcagctcctggccagtTGGAAGAGGGAGATCGAGATCCTCAAGACACTCTATCATGAGAACATCGTCAAGTACAAGGGATGCTGCAGTGAGCAAG GGGACAAGATTGTGCAGCTTATCATGGAGTATGTACCATTGGGCAGTCTGCGGGACTACCTGCCCAAGCACAACGTTGGCTTGGCCCGCATCCTCCTCTTCGCCCAGCAGATCTGTGAG GGCATGGCATACCTGCACTCGCTGCACTATATCCACCGGGACCTGGCTGCCCGCAATGTGCTGGTGGAGAACGAGAATGTGGTGAAGATTGGGGACTTTGGACTAGCCAAGGCTGTGCCTGAGGGCCACGAGTATTACCGGGTCCGTGAAGATGGTGACAGCCCTGTCTTCTG GTACGCGGTGGAGTGCCTGAAGGAGTGCAAGTTCTACTATGCTTCTGACGTCTGGTCCTTTGGGGTGACACTCTACGAGCTCCTGACGCGctgtgaccccagccagagtcCCCCAGCG AAATTCCTTGAGATGATCGGGGCTACGCAGGGTCAGATGACAGTGCTGCGCCTCATCGAACTGCTGGATCGCGGCAAGCGCCTGCCTAGCCCCAAGGACTGTCCCTGTGAG